The DNA segment AGGTGGTGACGAAGCGGGACCTGCTCAGCGCGGTGTGGCAGGTGCCGTACGGCGGTGCCGACAAGACCGTCGACGTGCACCTGTCCTGGCTGCGCCGCAAGCTCGGCGAGACCGCACAGGAACCCCGCTACCTGCACACCGTGCGGGGTGTCGGCGTCAAGTTGAGCAGCCCGGCGTGAGGTCCCGCCTCGCCCTGCTCGTCGCCGGCACCACGATGCTGGTCCTGCTGGCGTTCCTGGTGCCGCTCGCCGTGCTGGTCCGCGACTTCGCCGAGGACCGGGCCCTCAGCCGCGCCGGTGACGTGGTGCAGACGATCGTCCCGCTGGTCAGCGACATCGACGGACTCCGGCTGTCGGTGACGGCTCAGCCCGTACCGGTCTCGGTCTTCCTTCCCGACGGGAGCGTCATCGGTACGCCGGCCGCGCCCACCCCGGCGGTCCGCCTCGCCGCAGCGCGCGGCCGTGCCCTGAGCGTGGACACCGACGAGGGCCGCGAACTGGTCGTGCCGGTGGTCGGATCGGGTGGCACGACGGTCGTCCGCACCCTGGTCACCGAGTCCGCGCTGACCCACGGCGTGACGCGCGCCTGGCTGACCCTCGCCGCCCTCGGACTGGCGCTCGTGCTGCTCGGGCTCCTGATGGCCGACCGGCTGGCCCGCGCGATCACCAGGCCGATCACCGACCTGTCCGCGACCTCCCACCGGCTGGCGAACGCCGAACTCACCGCCCGCGCCGACCCGTCCGGCCCCCGGGAGCTGCGCGAGGTGGCCGGGGCGCTCAACCACCTGGCCGGGCGCATCCAGGAACTCCTCGCCGCGGAACGGGAACAGATCGCCGACCTCTCGCACCGGTTGCGGACCCCGCTGACGGCGTTGCGCCTGGAAGCGGAGTCCCTGCGCGACCCGGAGGAGTCGGCCCGGGTGGCGTCCGCCGCCGACGACCTGGCACGAGCGGTCACCGCGCTGATCGAACAGGCTCGCCACCGCGATGCGGTCCCCGGTTCCTGCGATGCCACCGCCGTCGTACGGGACAGGGTGGCGTTCTGGGCGGTGCTCGCCGAGGACACCGGCCGTGACCTGGAGCAATCGCTGCCCGACGGTCCTCTCCCGGTGAGCGTGGCGGCCGACGATCTCGGAGCGGTGCTGGATGCGCTGCTCGGCAACGTCTTCGCACACACGCCGGACGGCACGTCCTTCTCGGTCACGCTGTCCGCCGCGGATCGCGGAGACACGGATCGCGGAGACACGGATCGCGGAGACACGGATCGCGGGGGCGCGGTCCTCGTGATCGCCGACGAAGGCCCCGGGTTCCCGTCGTCGGAGGCCCGGCGCGGCGTGTCGGCGGGCGGCTCGACCGGGCTGGGACTGGACATCGCGCGGCGGGTGGCCCGCTCGTTCACGGTCGGTTCCGGCCCTGGGGGAGGGGCTACCGTGCGGCTGGAGATACCGGGGGCGTCGACGCGGGCGCCCGGCTGACGGCCGCCACCGCCGCTCCGGTGAGGCAGAGCGCGCCGCCGATCAGGGCGAGGGGCGGTGGAGATGCTGCTGGCGATCTGACCTTCCGGCGGCGTGATCTCGCGGCGGGTGATCCAGAGTTCGGGGCCGGGCGCCGGTCCTTGAGTTCGCCAGCCCCGGGTGATCGCGGCGTCCCGCAGTTCCACGGCGGCGCTGAGGATTCCGTCGTGTCTCCACGACGCCACCTCCACGGCGAATGCGAAGAGGTCAAGGCCATCGGTGCGGTCCACGCCGCGCATGTTCTGGACGTCCTGCAGCCTCCGGGCGATGCCGGGTGGTCGGAGTCGATGAACGCAGCGTTGAGGCATGCGAGCAGGCTGCCGGAATTGTCGTCGTGTCCGGTGATCTTCAAGGAAGGTGGATCATCGGGAACCCATTCGTCCGGCGGCGAAGAGGGCGTACTCGGCATTGGTGATCGGCTACCGGCGCTTCGACCGGGACAGCACGCCGCGCCGGGGCGCCGGAGCGCCGTCCGGGGACTGCCGCAGGGTGACGGCGAGGGTGAGAATCGCGACGAGGAAGGCGCCGAGGCTGGCCAGGCGGTCCAGATCGTCGAGGGTGTCGTCGGTGGCCCACACCAGGATCAGCACGAGGATCAGGGCGAGTCCGCCGGCGAGGAGGAGTGTGCGACGCACGCGGTCATCGTCCCAGCGGTGGCCCGATGGTGTCATCACCCGTCCGCTCATGGGGTGGGCTTCACCCCGACGCCTCCCCGGCGGGATGAAGCCCTTGGTCCGTGTGGCTGGTGGTGGGTCAGGCGGCGGCCGCTGAGGGCTCGTCGCCGGCGGATTCGGCTAGTCGGGCGATCTTCTGGAGCGTGACCTGGGGGTCAGCGGTCGGGTCCGCGGCGAGTTCGGCCACCTCGCGCAGCAGATCCTGGTAGTCGGGACCATTAGGGATTTTCTCGGCCATTCGCAGCAGCGCTGTGAGGTCGGCGATCGTGGTCCGGAGCCGGTCCGGATTGAGGCCTCCGATCACGACGGGCTGCAGATGAGGCTCGTCGGTCGTGCGCAGGATGCCCAAGCGGAACGCGATGGCGACCGCGTGCGCCTGATCTCGTGCGCCCAACTGCTGGTAGAGCGTCTTGAGCCGGGACTTGACGGTGTTCGGCGAGATGAACAATCGCGCCGCCGCCTCCCTGGCGGTCTCGCCTGTTGCCAGGGACTCGATGATCTCTTGCAGATGCGGCGCCAACACTGGCCTGATCGCAACGGGCCCAGCGTGGCTTCGATGCGCTTGCAGTGACATTCCCGCAATGTAGATCTTCAAAATCGTAATCGACCGTTGCCTATCGTGCCAGGTCGGGCTACGTTTGGGAGCGCTCCCAATCCCCAGGAGAGGTTCCTTCCATGACCCGATTCCCCCTGGCCGCCGCCGCTGGTCTGCTGGTGGCCGCCGGTGCCGTCGGCCTCGCCGGCGCCGCCGAGGCCGGCACGATCAGTGGCACGCTCTATCGTGAACCGGACACCGCCGTCGCCCGCTGGGTGGCGGCCAACCCGTCCGACTCCAGGATGCCGGTCATTCGCGACCGCGTCGCCAGCCAACCGGCCTCACATTGGCTGTCCAACTTCAACCAGTCGACGGTTCGCAGCGAAGTGTCCGGATATGTTAACGCGGCGAACGCGGCGGGCCAGATCCCGGTGCTGACCGTCTACGGCATCACCAACCGGGACTGCGGCGGCGCCAGCTCTGGTGGCGCGCCCGACCTCGGTCAATATCAGACCTGGATCTCCGGTGTGGCGTCCTCGCTCGGCAGCCGTACCGTCGTGATCATTCTCGAGCCCGACTCCATCGCCTTGCAGACCTGCCTGAGCAGCGGCGATCTCGCGGCGAGAAACCAGGCCCTGCGTACGGCGGTGCAGACGCTGAAATCAGGTAACCCCAACGCCAAGATCTACCTCGACGCGGGACACTCCACCTGGAACAGCGCCTCTGAGCAGGCCGGTCGGCTGATCGCGGCGGGCATCGGGGACGCCGACGGCTTCTACACGAACGTCTCGAACTTCAACCCGACGAGCGCCGAGGCCGCCTTCGGGCGGTCGATCATCAGCTCGCTGTCCGGGCGGGGCGTCACGGGCAAGCGGCAGGTCATCGACACGAGCCGTAACGGGGGCGCCAGCGGTGACTGGTGCGGTGACGACAACACGGACCGGCGGATCGGGCAGTACCCGACCGTGAACACCGGGGACGGCAACATCGACGGCTACCTGTGGGTCAAGCCGCCGGGTGAGGCGGACGGGTGCCGGTACGCCGCCGGTTCGTTCCAGCCGGATCTGGCGTACAGCCTGGCCGGCAGCGCGCCGAACCCGCCGTCGCCGTCGCCGTCGGTGTCGTCGCCGAGCACGTCGCCCAGTGTGTCGCCGAGTTCCTCGCCCAGCACGTCGCCGAGCGTCTCGCCGAGTGCCGGCAGCAGCTCGCCGGCCACGGGGAAGACCTGCTCGGCCGCGTTCCGGGTCGCGGGTACCTGGCAGGGTGGCTTCCAGGGCGAGGTGACCGTCACCGCGGGGTCGTCGGCGATCTCCGGGTGGGCGGTGTCGTGGACGCTCGCCTCCGGGCAGTCGGTGACCCAGGCGTGGAACGGGACGGCGACGACGGCCGGATCCACGGTGACCGTCCGTAACGTCTCGTGGAACGGGGGTCTGGGATCCGGCGCCACCGCACAGTTCGGATTCCTGGCGAACGGTTCGGCCTCCACGCCGGACCTGAGCTGCACCGCGTCCTGACGGTGTCCGCCGCGCCCCGGGCGATCGGTCGCCACGGGGCGCGGCTGTTCGGGTGAGCGAGGGAAGAGCAGCGCTGTCCCTCGTACAAGGAATGCTCTTCTTCCGTTGCCCGGAAGAAGTTGACTAAGGTCTATGCATGGCGAGTGAACGGATCGACGGGCTGGCCGCGGTGCTCAGTGCGGTGCGTGCCGAGACCGGGATCACGCAGCCGAGACTCGTCGAACGTGTCGGGCTCGGGCGGTCGGTCGTGGCGCAGCGGGTCGCCGAGCTGGAGAAGGCCGGGCTGATCGAGGGCGCCGGGTTCGGGCCGTCGTCCGGTGGGCGCGCGCCGCGGCGGCTGCGGCTGCGGGCCGGGCGCGGCGTCATCCTCGGTGTCGACATCGGGCCGGCCGAGGTCGTCGTCGGGATCGCCGACCTGACCGGGACCGTGCTCGCCACGCGGCAGCAGCGCGTCGACGTGGCCCGTGGCCCGGAGGCCGTGCTCACCCTCGCCGAGACCCTCGCGGCTGAACTCTGCCGGACACGGCGCAGACCGGTGTGGGCGGCCGGTGTCGGCGTGCCCGGGCCGGTGGAGTTCCGCACCGGACTGCCGGTCGTGCCGCCGATCATGCCGGGCTGGGACCGCTACCCGATCCGTGACCGATTTCGTGCGCGGTTCGGCGCGCCCGTCTGGGTGGACAACGACGTGAACCTGATGGCGCTCGGCGAACTGCACGCCGGATCCGGGGCGGCCGGGCACATGCTCTACGTGCGCGCCGGCGTCGGCATCGGCGCGGCGATCGTGATGGACGGGCGGCTCTACCGGGGCGCGAACGGGTCAGCGGGCGACATCGGACACGTCGCGATCCCCGAGGGCGACAACGTGATCTGCCGCTGCGGCAACATCGGCTGCCTCGAAGCCGTGGCCGGCGGCGTGGCGATCTCCGATCCGGTGCGCGCCGCCCTGATCGGCGGGACCCTCGCCACCCTGATCAGTTTCTACAACCCGAACCTGCTCGTGCTCGGCGGCAGCCTCGCCCGGGGCGGTACGCCCGTGCTCGGCGCGGTCCGCGAGGTGATCCACGAGCGGGCGCTGCCGCTCGCCACCCGTGACCTGCGGATCGAGCTGTCCAGTGTGCCCGAGGAGATCGCCGGCGTCACCGGCGCCGTGGCCCTCGCGCTCGACGAGGTCTTCGCGCCGGTGAACCTGGAGACGTGGCTCGCGGCCGGATCGCCGGATCAGGTCAACTGGTGATCAGGTGCCGCAGAAGGTCTGGTAGCAAGCGCCGAATCCCTCCGGGGCCGGCTCGGCGAACCGTTCGAGGCCATCGCGCTCGGTGAACGGGTCGCTGATCGCGGTCATCAGGTCGTCGATCTCGCCGCTTCCGAGTGCTTCCTCGACGAGGTGATTGCGGGGGATGTAGATCGGATTCACCCGCTTCAACGCGTCGACGTCCGGGTTCATCGCTCGCCAGTCCCGCAGCCATTCCGGATCCTGGACGGCGGCGGGGAGGTTGCGGAACGTCGACGTGTAGTCGAGGCGCCTATCGCGCATGTGGACGAGGAGACGCTCGGCGATCTTCCGGGCATCTCCGGCCTCCACCGCATCATCGAGGCCCAGCTTGCGGCGCATGCCGTTGGTCCACGCCTCGTCATAAGCCGGGCCGAAGAGGTTCAGCGACTCGGTGGCCAGCCCGACGGCCTTCTCCTCGTCGTCGTCGAAGAGCGGGAGCATCGCCTCGGCCAGCCGGGCCAGGTTCCAGTGCGCCACGGGAGGTTGGTTCCCGTACGCGTAACGGCCACCGGTGTCGATCGAACTGTAGACGGTCGACGGCTCGAAGACGTCGAGGAAGGCGCACGGCCCATAGTCGATCGTCTCACCGGAGACGGTCATGTTGTCGGTGTTCATCACGCCGTGGATGAAGCCCACGAGCATCCACTGCGCGACGAGTGCCGCCTGGGCGCGCACGACCGATTCGAACAGTCTGCGGTACGGCTCGCCGCTCTCCGCAGCCGACGGGTGATGCCGCGCGATCGCCTGGTCGGCCAGTCGTTTCAGCAGGTCGCGATCGCCGGTCGCCCGCGCGTACTGGAAACTGCCGACCCGCAGATGGCTGGCCGCGACCCGGGCGAGAACGGCACCCGGAAGGTTCTCCTCGCGACGCACCATCCGGCCGGTGGTGAGCACCGCCAGTGACCGGGTCGTCGGAATGCCGAGCGCGTGCATGGCGCGGCTCACGATGAATTCCCGCAGCATCGGCCCGACCGCCGCGAGACCGTCACCGCCCCGCGCGAACGGCGTTCGCCCGGACCCCTTCAGGTGCAGATCGCGAAGATTGCCGTGCTTGTCGGTGAACTCGCCGACGAGCAGCGCCCGCCCGTCACCGAGCCGCGGCGAATAACCGCCGAACTGGTGGCCCGCATAGGCCTGCGCCACCGCGGTGGTCCCGGCGGGCGGTTCACTTCCGGTCATCAGCCCGACGCCGCCGGCGCCGCGCAGCCACGCGGCGTCGAAGCCGCAGTCCGCGGCGAGTTCCTCATCGAGGACCAGGATCGCGGGATCGGGGAAGTCGGCGCCCTGCCACGGGATCGCCATCTCCGGCAGCTCCCGCGCGAACCTGCTGTCAAACGAAGGCATCTCCACCGATCAACCCTACGCGCTGCTCCTCCTCGTCTGCTCATCCGCCGTTCTCGGCGTCCCCGGCGTACACGACGTCGCCGGCCGCCACCTCGATGACGCCGCCGCCGTTCGGAAGCCGCAGCTCGTAGCCGAGGGGTTCCAGTGACCCGAGCCGGTGCCGGGCGGCCGCCACCTCCAGTTCGGCGCCGGCGAACTCCCCGGCCAGCACCCGCACCCGCAGCCCGGGCACGAATCCGGACGCGCCGTCGAGATCCGGCCCGATCGGGTCACGCCAGTGCGCGACGTCCCGGCGGGACTCCACCAGCAGCTGCATCGGCCGGTGGTATTCGTCGGCGCCCTCGCGGACGGTGAACCCGGCCGCCTCGAGGATCTCCTTGATCGCCCTCGTGATCGCCTCGTCGACGACCCCGCGGTGCCGCAGTGACCGGTGCTGCTCCCCGCCGGGTCGGTAGGCGCCGCGGCGCAGGGCGGCCAGGCCGGCGTCGACCAGTTCGGCGCCGGGATGCCAGCACACCCAGACGCCGTCGCCGTCGGTGTCCACCTCCGCGCCGCCGTGACGATCCTCGGGCCCGAGCACGGTCAGCCCGGCGCTGCGCAGCTCGTCACGGACCGATGCGGCGAGTTCCTTCGCGTGTTCCGGCATCAGTCAACGGTAGGCGCTTTCGGTCTCACAGCGGCTCGGCTGTGCGGGTCACGGTGTCGTAGGTGCGGGCGGCGATGCTGTCGCCGTACAGAAAGGGGAGGTCATGCAGTTGATCGAGCGCTCTCTCGTGGTGGTCCGCGGGCACGTTCAGAGCGAGGCTGACGTGCGGCACCCACTGATCCGGCGCGTGCAGCGGGTTGAGGCCGCCGATCGACTGCCACACCGCGGCGTGCAGCCTTCGCAAAGCGGGGGAATCAGCCTCCAGTACGAGGGCCCGCCCGAGCGAGCGCGCTGGGCCTAATCGGACAGGTACCGGCAGTGTCAGGGTTCCTGCGGGTCGTTCCGCGCTCGTCGTGAGGGTCACGTGCGGGCGGTTCGTGGCGTGCGTGTGCGTGGCGAGGCTGCGCAGACCCGCCTCGTGCAGCCGCCGCCACAGTGCGCGCACGGCGTCGTCGAGGACCGGATCGAGGAGGAGTTCCACGGTGTGCACATGCTCTATGGTCGCTGGGTGACGACGATCCTGGTGCCGTACCACCACGATGAACGCCTGCCCGACGACGACATCCCGATCTCCGCCGACGTCACGGTGACGCCCGGCGCCCTCACCGGCGACATGTGGCAGCGCATCACCACCGTCTGCGCGGCCACCGCGGCAGCGGTCACCCCGGTGGTCGCCGGTGGCGTCGTCCCGATCGTCTTCTCCGGCGACTGCCTGATCGCCGGGGGCACGGTGGCCGGTGTCCAGCAGGCCGGCATCACCCCGTCGGTCGTCTGGTTCGACGCCCACGGTGACGTGCACACGCTGGAGACGACCACGTCCGGCTATCTCGGCGGCCTTTCGGTCCGGGTCCTGACCGGAGCCCACCCCGATCGGTACGCCTCCGTCTTCGGCCTGACACCGCTCCCACCCCGCGACGTCGTCCTCGCCGACGCCCGCGACCTGGACCCGCCCGAAGCGCAGTACCTGGCGACCGGCGAAACCCGCCGCCTCCCCGTCCCGTCGATCACCTCCGAATCGGTCCCACCCGGCCCTCTGGTGATCCACATAGACCTGGACGTGATCGACCCGTCCGGCCTGCCGGGCCTTCGCTTCCCCGCCCCGCACGGCCCCACCGCCGCCGAGGTCCTCTCCGCGTGCGCTCGCCTGTTCGCCACCGGCCGGGTGGCAGCCCTGGACGTGGCCGCCCCGTGGCACCCCACCGACGATCCCGCCCAGCAGCATGTCCGGCGCTCACTGCTGACATCCCTGGCACTCCTGGCCGCCTGACCCCCCGGCCCGGCTGTGACGCATGGCTGCCCCACGGCGTGATCGACGGCGATGGGTCACAGCCGGATGGGGCCGGCCGTGATCGGTGGCTGTCCGCGCACCCGGTGGACGGCGATGAGTCACAGCCGGCTTCGGCGGGGGAGAGGGGCTACGGCCCGGGAGGTGGTGGTGGGGTGGTCGTCGCCCGGTGGAGGATCGTTATGGGCGGGCCGGGGAAGTCGCGGGGTGGGGTGGCCGCCAGGACCGAGAGGACCGCTTCGCCGAGGATCAGGCCGTGCGCGTGGACGTTCTTGGAGAGGGCCGACAGCGGCGGGGCCGCCAGCTCGCACAGTGGTGAATCGTCGCAGGCCAGCAGGCTCACGCCGGTCACCCCGGCGCGGGACAGCTCGTGCTGCGCGGCCACGGCCATGACGTCGTTGTCGAACACCACCGCCGTGGGTGGGGGCGCTGCCGCGAGCAGGGCGCGGACGCCCGCCACACCCGACGCGGCGCCGTAGTCGCCTTCGACCTCGACGACCCGTACGCCATGACGTGAGGCCACCGCGGCCAGGGCGGCGGACCGCTCGGCCGTGTGGACGAGGGCCGTGGGCCCGCTGACCCGGCCGATCGTGCGGTGGCCGAGTTCGATCAGGGACTCGACGGCTGCGGTCATGGCGGCGGCGTCGTCGGTGAGGACGCGCGGGAAGTGCGCGCAGGGACTTCGGCCGGCCAGGACGGCGGGCAGGCCGAGCGCGTGCAGGCACGCCGGGCGGCTGTCGTCGTGGGTCAGGTTCACGACGACGACAGCGGCCACGGTGTGATCGGCCGACCAGCGGCGGTAGGTGTCCCGCTCGGCCTCGAGGTCCGGCACCACCAGCAGCAACACCGTCGCACCGCGGGGTGCCAGGGCTTCCTCCATCCCGGCGATCAGCTCGGAGAAGAACGGCTCGACGCCCACCCGGGCGGCCCCACCGGTCAGCACGAGGCCGATCAGCCGGCCCACGTCAGCCCGCCGATGCGGACGACAGTGAGTTCGCCGATCGCAGCACGGTGGGGTCGGCGAACCGGGACGGATCCACCGTCGCTGATGTCGTGACCGAGAACGTGTGACTCTCGCCCGGCAGCAGGTCGATCAGCATGTCGTCCACGGTGGCGTCGGGTGCCACCCGATCGACCAGAAGAGCAAGATCGCGGAGGTACGAGGACGCGCTCACCGTGACCGCGTAACCGCCGTCGACGGGCTTCACGGTGACCGCGGGGGGCGTCGCGTCGTACCGGAGATCGAAGTCCTCGGCGAACAGGTGCGTGGCCCGCACGCCGTCCACCGACGCCACCAGGACCGAGTGGGCCGGATCCGGGGGAGTGAGCAGCGCCGACGGTACCTGCAGCAGCCGCACCGACCGAGCCGGAACCTCCAGCGGCACCAGGATCGGGCTGCCCGGAGAGTCGGAGAAGTCGGAGATGCCGACGGCAACGTCCCCACTCCACGCCGACGACGTGTCGTTGAACGCCACCATCACCGGAACCCCGGCCCTCATGACGAACCCGAGGCCCCGCGGCGCATACGCCGACCGCAACGCGTAGTAGGCGGGCTTCAACCGCCCGGCCCCATCCACCACGGCCCACGACGTGACCGGCCAGCAGTCGTTGAGCTGCCACAGGATGCTGCCCATGGTTCGCGGCGCGTGCGACCGCAGGTGCAGGACGGCATGCCGGGTGGCCCGGGCCTGGTTCAGCTGGGTCGCCCAGTGCCAGTCGGCGAAATCGGACGGGACCGGCATGTGGTGGGCGAGTCCCCGGTCGAGCTTGCCGTTCCCGTCCTCGGCCTTCTGGTGCAGCAGGAACGCGGCCGAGTCCTTCCGCAGATCAGCAGTGTCGACGGCGGAGGTCAGCGTCGCCCACGCCGGAGGCGCCTGCCATCCGAACTCCGAGCAGAACCGCGGCACGAACTGGTCGTGGAAGGTGTAGTCCTCGCGGTTCCAGGCCTCCCACTCGTGCCGGGTGCCGTACCGATCATCGTTGGGATGCGCTTCCGGGTGACCGGGGCTCGAAGGGCTGCCCGGGTGATAGGGCCGTGTCGGGTCCAGCGCGGCGAGCAGCGCCGGGAAATCCTCGTAGTAGTAGCGGGCGCCCCAGGTCAGATCGCCGAGCGCCGCCTTCCAGCCCCAGTCCTCGTGACCCCAGATGTTCTCGTTGCCGCCGTTCCACAGGATCAGCGACGGGTGCGGGGCGAGCCTGGCGACGTTCTCCCGCGCTTCGGCGAGGATCTCGGTCCGGATCGGTTCCTCCTCCGAGTACGCCGCACAGGCCAGTGGGAAGTCCTGCCAGACCAGAACACCGCGTTCGTCGCAGACGTCGTAGAAGTCGTCGCTCTCCCAGATGCCGCCACCCCACACCCGCAGCAGGTTGGCGTTGGCGGCGGCTGCGCGATCGACGGCGGCTGCCAATCTCGTACGGGTGAGTCGCGTGAGGAGATGGTCCTCGGGAATCCAGTTGAGCCCGAGCACGAAGATCGGCTGGTCGTTGACGACCAGGGTGAAGGCGTTGCCGTGCTCGTCCGGGGTCTCGTCGAGCCGCACGTCGCGGAAGCCGACCCGGGTGTCGAAGCGGTCCAGGTTCTCGCCCTGGTAGAGCAGCTTCACAGTGATCGGCACGAGGGTCTGCTCGCCGTAGCCGATCGGCCACCAGGCCGGGGCGTCCGGCAGGTCGATCTCGACGGTCGCGGAGCCGGCCGAGGCGGGGATCGGCAGGCGGCGCCGGCCGTGCTCACCGACGTAGACCTCGGCGACCAGGTTCACGTCGGCGGACCGCTCGACGTCGACGGCCACGGTCAGGTGGGTACGGGTGGCCAGCGGGCGGACGCTCGCGAGCCGGGCGGTCTGCCAGCGTTCCAGCCGGACCGGTTTCCAGATGCCCGCGGTCTGCAGGTCGGGTCCCCAGTCCCAGCCGAACGAGCAGGCCATCTTCCGGACCGCGTTGAACGGATGCGGGTACGGCCGGGGCCGCTCGCCGATCTCCTTCTGCAGCCGTTCGGCGTACTCCAGGGCGGAGGCGAACCGTACCGTCAGCGTCTGATCCTTGCCGGTCAGCAGGTGCCCGATGTCGAACCGGTAGCCACGATGCATGTTCGCGGTGCGCCCGATCTCCACCCCGTCCAGCTCGATGGAGGCGACCGTGTCGAGACCGTCGAAGACCAGGTCGACCCGCTCACCCGGCGCTGCCGGATCGGCCCGCAGCACGGTGTCGTACCGCCACGACGACCGGTGGAACCAGGCGAGCCCGGCCTCGTTCTCGCCGAGGTACGGGTCCGGGATCAGGCCGGCGTCCAGGAGGTCGGTGTGCACGGTGCCCGGGACGGTGGCGGGCACCGTGCGCCCCGTGATCTCCTGCGGGACCGGGCCGCCGGTCGCTCGTACGGTCCAGCCGGTGTGCAGCTCGGTCTTGCGCATAGCCATATTCTTAAGCTGCTGAACTAAGTCCGTCAACGAAGGGGGCCGCATGGCGCGTGGCCGGGCGAGGGAAGCGATCCTCGACGCCATCCGCGCGGCTGAGCCACTGAGCCGGGTCGAGATCGCGGCAGCGACCGGGCTCACCGAGGCCGCCGTATCGATGACCGTCCGCCGCCTCCTCGACGAGGGCCTGGTCGTCGAGACCGGCCGGCGGCCCACCGCCGGCAAGCCGCGCACGCTGCTGCGGCTCGACCCGTCGGCGCGCATCGCGGTCGGCGTGCACCTGGACGCGGGCAGCGCCACCTTCGTGCTCACCGGCCAGACTGGCGGCATCATCTCCCGGCTGGCCCGGCCCGCGAGCACCCCGGCGACCGCCGACGAGCTGGCCGCGGGGGTCACTGTGCTGCTCGCGGGTTCCGGAGTGGACGCCGCACGCTGCCTCGGCATCGGCCTGACCGGCTCGTTCGACGGCGCGGGCGATCTCGGGGCGCGCCTGTCCGTGGCCACCGGCCTTCCGGTGCTTGCCGAGAACGACGCGACGGCCGCGGCGTTCGGTGAGTACTGGGTGGCGCGGCTGGGGCCGGAGCGCTCCTTCGCGGCGCTGCATCTGGGCAGCCGGCTCGGCGCCGGCATCGTCGTGGGCGGCCGGGTGCTGCGGGGCGGTGAATTCGGCCATTTCTGCGTACGGGTGGACGGGCCCCCGTGTTCCTGCGGGTCGCGAGGGTGTCTCGAAGCGGTCGCCGGCCCCCGTACCGTCGTGGAGGCGGCGACATCGGACGCCGTGACCGCGGCAGAAGCCGGACTCGGCACCGGCTCGCGCGGCGTGGCCGCCGGGTTCGCCGCCGTGGCCCGCGCCGCCCGCGCCGGAGCGCCCGCCTGCCTCGCGCTGCTCGAGGAGTCGGCGGCCTTCGTCGCGGCGGCCGCGGAGTCCGTGGTGAACCTGCTCGACCTCGACCTGGTCGTGCTCACCGGGCCGGGATTCGCGGCGGCGTCGTTCGTCTACGGTCCGGCCATCCAGCGCCGGATCGCACCCGCCGACGCCGCGACCTGGCGCCGCTCGGTGACCGTGACCGTCTCGTCGGCGGCCTCCACGGCGTCCGCGACCGGGGCTGCCGCCATGGTGCTGCGTTCCTAGACTCACGCGCATGACTTCGACATCGACCGATAGGCGACCATCCGGGCTGGTCACCGGTTCGCTGATCGCCATCTCGTTCGGCACCGTCTTCATCATGGTCAACAGCGGAGGGCTGCCGGCGCCGTGGCCGCTGGTGATCCGGGTGGCCGGCGCGATCGCCGCCGTGGTCCTGCTGATCGCGGTCTTCCGCAAGGACCGGGCCACCACCGGCGGCCCGCCCGCGCGCGGCTTCTCCGACAAGTGGTTCC comes from the Actinoplanes sp. OR16 genome and includes:
- a CDS encoding glycoside hydrolase family 6 protein; its protein translation is MTRFPLAAAAGLLVAAGAVGLAGAAEAGTISGTLYREPDTAVARWVAANPSDSRMPVIRDRVASQPASHWLSNFNQSTVRSEVSGYVNAANAAGQIPVLTVYGITNRDCGGASSGGAPDLGQYQTWISGVASSLGSRTVVIILEPDSIALQTCLSSGDLAARNQALRTAVQTLKSGNPNAKIYLDAGHSTWNSASEQAGRLIAAGIGDADGFYTNVSNFNPTSAEAAFGRSIISSLSGRGVTGKRQVIDTSRNGGASGDWCGDDNTDRRIGQYPTVNTGDGNIDGYLWVKPPGEADGCRYAAGSFQPDLAYSLAGSAPNPPSPSPSVSSPSTSPSVSPSSSPSTSPSVSPSAGSSSPATGKTCSAAFRVAGTWQGGFQGEVTVTAGSSAISGWAVSWTLASGQSVTQAWNGTATTAGSTVTVRNVSWNGGLGSGATAQFGFLANGSASTPDLSCTAS
- a CDS encoding HAMP domain-containing sensor histidine kinase; protein product: MRSRLALLVAGTTMLVLLAFLVPLAVLVRDFAEDRALSRAGDVVQTIVPLVSDIDGLRLSVTAQPVPVSVFLPDGSVIGTPAAPTPAVRLAAARGRALSVDTDEGRELVVPVVGSGGTTVVRTLVTESALTHGVTRAWLTLAALGLALVLLGLLMADRLARAITRPITDLSATSHRLANAELTARADPSGPRELREVAGALNHLAGRIQELLAAEREQIADLSHRLRTPLTALRLEAESLRDPEESARVASAADDLARAVTALIEQARHRDAVPGSCDATAVVRDRVAFWAVLAEDTGRDLEQSLPDGPLPVSVAADDLGAVLDALLGNVFAHTPDGTSFSVTLSAADRGDTDRGDTDRGDTDRGGAVLVIADEGPGFPSSEARRGVSAGGSTGLGLDIARRVARSFTVGSGPGGGATVRLEIPGASTRAPG
- a CDS encoding ROK family transcriptional regulator; this encodes MASERIDGLAAVLSAVRAETGITQPRLVERVGLGRSVVAQRVAELEKAGLIEGAGFGPSSGGRAPRRLRLRAGRGVILGVDIGPAEVVVGIADLTGTVLATRQQRVDVARGPEAVLTLAETLAAELCRTRRRPVWAAGVGVPGPVEFRTGLPVVPPIMPGWDRYPIRDRFRARFGAPVWVDNDVNLMALGELHAGSGAAGHMLYVRAGVGIGAAIVMDGRLYRGANGSAGDIGHVAIPEGDNVICRCGNIGCLEAVAGGVAISDPVRAALIGGTLATLISFYNPNLLVLGGSLARGGTPVLGAVREVIHERALPLATRDLRIELSSVPEEIAGVTGAVALALDEVFAPVNLETWLAAGSPDQVNW
- a CDS encoding 2'-5' RNA ligase family protein, yielding MHTVELLLDPVLDDAVRALWRRLHEAGLRSLATHTHATNRPHVTLTTSAERPAGTLTLPVPVRLGPARSLGRALVLEADSPALRRLHAAVWQSIGGLNPLHAPDQWVPHVSLALNVPADHHERALDQLHDLPFLYGDSIAARTYDTVTRTAEPL
- a CDS encoding helix-turn-helix transcriptional regulator, giving the protein MSLQAHRSHAGPVAIRPVLAPHLQEIIESLATGETAREAAARLFISPNTVKSRLKTLYQQLGARDQAHAVAIAFRLGILRTTDEPHLQPVVIGGLNPDRLRTTIADLTALLRMAEKIPNGPDYQDLLREVAELAADPTADPQVTLQKIARLAESAGDEPSAAAA
- a CDS encoding YdiU family protein, with product MPSFDSRFARELPEMAIPWQGADFPDPAILVLDEELAADCGFDAAWLRGAGGVGLMTGSEPPAGTTAVAQAYAGHQFGGYSPRLGDGRALLVGEFTDKHGNLRDLHLKGSGRTPFARGGDGLAAVGPMLREFIVSRAMHALGIPTTRSLAVLTTGRMVRREENLPGAVLARVAASHLRVGSFQYARATGDRDLLKRLADQAIARHHPSAAESGEPYRRLFESVVRAQAALVAQWMLVGFIHGVMNTDNMTVSGETIDYGPCAFLDVFEPSTVYSSIDTGGRYAYGNQPPVAHWNLARLAEAMLPLFDDDEEKAVGLATESLNLFGPAYDEAWTNGMRRKLGLDDAVEAGDARKIAERLLVHMRDRRLDYTSTFRNLPAAVQDPEWLRDWRAMNPDVDALKRVNPIYIPRNHLVEEALGSGEIDDLMTAISDPFTERDGLERFAEPAPEGFGACYQTFCGT